The following coding sequences lie in one Deltaproteobacteria bacterium genomic window:
- the trxC gene encoding thioredoxin TrxC: MLAPMAHGPTLRCPQCNQANRVPWSRLADHGRCGSCGTQLPMLDHPIEVDTTTFDEAIRASAVPVLVDFWAPWCGPCRSFAPQLQRVAAEADGRFVVVKVDTERNPEIAARHGVQSIPTIAVFRHGRELARDAGARPAAAVRAFVDQAIGDRSARMSARRW, encoded by the coding sequence ATGCTCGCGCCCATGGCCCACGGTCCGACGCTCCGCTGTCCGCAGTGCAACCAGGCCAACCGTGTACCGTGGTCGCGGCTCGCCGATCACGGACGCTGCGGCTCGTGCGGCACGCAGCTGCCGATGCTCGACCACCCGATCGAGGTCGACACGACCACGTTCGACGAGGCGATCCGGGCCTCGGCGGTACCCGTGCTCGTCGACTTCTGGGCGCCATGGTGTGGCCCGTGCCGCTCGTTCGCGCCGCAGCTCCAACGCGTCGCGGCGGAGGCCGACGGTCGCTTCGTGGTCGTGAAGGTCGACACCGAGCGCAACCCTGAGATCGCCGCGCGCCACGGCGTGCAGTCGATCCCGACCATTGCCGTGTTCCGCCACGGTCGCGAGCTGGCGCGTGACGCCGGGGCCCGACCAGCAGCGGCGGTGCGCGCCTTCGTCGACCAGGCCATCGGCGACCGCTCGGCGCGGATGTCCGCGCGTCGCTGGTGA